One genomic window of Acidobacteriota bacterium includes the following:
- a CDS encoding class I SAM-dependent methyltransferase, with the protein MTRRTERAATSIAAASPEARGPELYETPANATRALMQAWPQFFGVARRIWDPACGPGAILDVLHGAGHAVLGSDLHDYSARWRVPEARSPFWNRDFFSWTPEEAARLGAEAIVMNPPYSLSDAFVTRALEFVPRVFVLLELRWMNGIGRERSRLLDGGYLHAVHPFDRRLAMHRDGWDGPRARQSRLHAWYVFLRPPMGAHAPAILRRINLPLEGKRDVSL; encoded by the coding sequence ATGACCCGCCGCACCGAACGCGCTGCGACCTCGATCGCCGCCGCGTCGCCCGAGGCGCGCGGGCCGGAGCTGTACGAGACGCCGGCGAACGCGACCCGCGCGCTGATGCAGGCCTGGCCGCAATTCTTCGGCGTCGCGCGCCGCATCTGGGACCCCGCCTGTGGGCCGGGCGCCATCCTCGACGTGCTGCACGGCGCCGGCCATGCAGTCCTCGGTTCGGACCTGCACGACTATTCGGCGCGCTGGCGCGTGCCGGAGGCGCGGTCGCCGTTCTGGAACCGCGACTTTTTCAGCTGGACGCCGGAGGAGGCAGCCCGGCTCGGCGCCGAGGCGATCGTCATGAACCCGCCTTACTCGCTGTCGGACGCTTTCGTGACCCGCGCCCTCGAGTTCGTGCCGCGCGTGTTCGTGCTGCTCGAGCTGCGCTGGATGAACGGCATCGGGCGCGAGCGCTCGCGCCTCCTCGATGGCGGCTACCTGCATGCGGTCCACCCGTTCGACCGGCGCCTCGCGATGCACCGCGACGGCTGGGACGGGCCCCGCGCGCGCCAGTCTCGCCTGCACGCCTGGTACGTCTTCCTGCGCCCGCCGATGGGCGCGCATGCCCCGGCCATCCTGCGCCGGATCAACCTTCCCCTGGAGGGCAAGCGCGATGTCAGCCTATGA
- a CDS encoding helix-turn-helix domain-containing protein, which produces MARKPYNKPEPETALLIRQERIRAGLTQEQLAELVDTTPVTIGRYETGERGVSIKKLVELAEAMGIPPARLIRDGDGLSDEEREMIEFLRSHPREARVVESTIRSLRELGE; this is translated from the coding sequence ATGGCCCGCAAACCGTACAACAAGCCCGAGCCGGAGACGGCGCTGCTGATCCGTCAGGAGCGGATCCGGGCTGGCCTGACGCAAGAACAACTGGCGGAATTGGTCGACACAACACCCGTGACGATCGGCCGGTACGAAACAGGCGAACGCGGGGTCTCGATCAAGAAGCTGGTTGAGCTGGCCGAGGCCATGGGCATCCCGCCGGCGCGCCTTATCCGGGACGGTGACGGCCTGTCAGACGAGGAACGCGAGATGATCGAGTTTTTGCGCTCGCATCCGCGCGAGGCGCGCGTCGTCGAATCCACGATCCGGAGCCTGCGCGAACTCGGCGAGTGA
- a CDS encoding tyrosine-type recombinase/integrase: protein MTSSRRNSPNSTRASPLPPAPVRLPGAHRVVKRTAAATRIYWYVWRGGPQLAVFEGASDREASAAERAGAAALASAWSETAYPKPSPATFEGLAAAFRASPAFTRLAPSTRALWTPAIDKAVATFGPTSLKAMQATGIRARIKAWHAGMAATPRAANTHLQVLGRILEWGVDEERLARNAARGITHLDEGPGRADILVTEAEFSALKLAAGPGLRRTLEILWHTGLRRQDLVELTWGEIDARASHLVRPTGKSGGKRAACPPLTPALKKALGRRGAPADRVARRDDGDPWTDGRQLRKAFEALKAKVAKTLKADEAKALREKHLHDFRGTYITRGYAEGASDPDMEIRMGWAPGEGAAMRAIYGSPAQLAKAAAARAAPPSKKAVSKR from the coding sequence ATGACCTCATCGCGCAGGAACTCGCCGAACTCGACGCGCGCATCGCCGCTGCCGCCGGCGCCCGTCCGCCTGCCCGGCGCGCACCGGGTCGTTAAGCGCACCGCTGCCGCCACCCGCATCTACTGGTATGTCTGGCGCGGCGGCCCCCAGCTCGCCGTGTTCGAGGGCGCCAGCGACCGGGAAGCCTCGGCCGCCGAGCGGGCGGGCGCCGCCGCGCTCGCCAGCGCCTGGTCGGAGACGGCCTATCCCAAACCCTCGCCCGCGACCTTCGAAGGCCTCGCCGCCGCGTTCCGCGCGAGCCCGGCCTTCACCCGCCTCGCGCCCTCGACCCGCGCCCTCTGGACCCCGGCGATCGACAAGGCGGTCGCCACGTTCGGGCCGACCAGCCTGAAGGCCATGCAGGCGACGGGAATCCGGGCCCGGATCAAGGCCTGGCACGCCGGCATGGCGGCCACGCCCCGCGCCGCCAACACGCACCTGCAGGTGCTCGGCCGCATCCTCGAATGGGGCGTCGACGAGGAACGCCTGGCGCGCAATGCCGCGCGCGGGATCACGCACCTCGACGAAGGCCCGGGCCGCGCCGACATCCTCGTCACCGAGGCCGAATTCAGCGCCCTGAAACTGGCCGCCGGGCCGGGCCTCCGGCGCACGCTCGAGATCCTCTGGCACACCGGCCTGCGACGGCAGGATCTCGTCGAGCTCACCTGGGGGGAGATCGACGCGCGCGCCAGCCACCTGGTACGCCCGACCGGCAAGAGCGGCGGCAAGCGCGCCGCCTGCCCGCCGCTGACGCCGGCGCTGAAGAAGGCGCTCGGCCGCCGCGGCGCCCCCGCCGACCGGGTCGCCCGGCGCGACGATGGCGATCCGTGGACGGACGGACGCCAGCTGCGCAAGGCCTTCGAGGCGCTCAAGGCGAAGGTCGCGAAAACGCTGAAGGCCGACGAAGCGAAGGCGCTGCGCGAGAAACACCTGCACGACTTCCGGGGGACGTACATCACCCGTGGTTATGCCGAGGGCGCGAGCGACCCCGACATGGAAATCCGCATGGGCTGGGCGCCCGGCGAAGGCGCCGCCATGCGCGCGATTTACGGCAGCCCCGCCCAGCTGGCAAAGGCCGCCGCCGCCCGGGCCGCCCCGCCTTCGAAAAAGGCCGTCAGCAAGCGCTGA
- the alaS gene encoding alanine--tRNA ligase, with product MQGVNEIRETFLSFFEKNAHTRRPSAPLVPQNDPTLLFVNAGMVPFKNIFTGAETPFAPRATTSQKCVRAGGKHNDLDNVGYTARHHTFFEMLGNFSFGDYFKDDAIRLAWELITKHYGLDAKRLLVTVYGEDEEAAAIWKKVAGFDDSRIIRISNSDNFWSMGDTGPCGPCSEIFFDHGDKVAGGPPGSPDQDGDRFIEVWNLVFMQFEQHEGGKRTSLPKPSIDTGMGLERIAAVLQGKHNNYDIDLFRTLIEAEESVYGQKSQGDKAASFRVIADHLRTSAFLVADGVLPSNEGRGYVLRRIMRRAMRHGHMLGAREPLMHKLVPALIGEMGKAYPELGRAKVAIETAIRDEEARFQRTLGNGLALLDKAAADVPKGGALPGDVAFRLSDTFGFPLDLTQDILRGRGMEVDVAGFEAALDTQREASRAAGFSSGDQATEEIWFDVRAKQGATKFTGYGATSGDGKLVAIASGGALSAALEPGPAELVFDQTPFYAESGGQAGDHGEIVFDGGARFIVRDVQKRAGDVHVHVGELVSGSVKTGAKALLKVDALRRKQVMANHSATHLMHAALRKVLGEHVTQKGSLVEADRFRFDFSHGAPMTPAQIEAVEDQVNAQIRANIATGVKVSTPEQAIEAGALALFGEKYGDEVRVLSMGEPGEGGRSYSVELCGGIHVERSGDIAVFTILSESGVSAGVRRIEAATGAEALAYLKGRAQIAADVADSLKVPLKDLPKRVATLSEDRRALERELAEAKRKLAMGGGGGAPSGPEVINGVNLVARIAEGVGGKDLRTLVDETKAQLGSGIVVFIGTEGGKAGVAVGVTADLTTKYSAVDLVKVAAEAVGGKGGGGRPDMAMAGGPDSGQAQAALDAVRALLKG from the coding sequence ATGCAAGGCGTCAACGAAATCCGGGAAACGTTCCTCAGCTTTTTCGAGAAGAACGCCCACACGCGCCGGCCGTCCGCGCCGCTGGTGCCGCAGAACGACCCGACCCTCCTGTTCGTCAACGCCGGCATGGTGCCGTTCAAGAACATCTTCACCGGCGCCGAGACGCCGTTTGCCCCGCGCGCCACGACCTCCCAGAAATGCGTGCGCGCCGGCGGCAAGCACAACGACCTCGACAATGTCGGCTACACCGCGCGCCACCACACCTTCTTCGAAATGCTGGGGAATTTCTCGTTCGGCGATTATTTCAAGGACGATGCGATCCGCCTCGCCTGGGAGCTGATCACGAAGCATTACGGCCTCGACGCCAAGCGCCTCCTGGTCACCGTCTATGGCGAGGACGAAGAGGCCGCCGCGATCTGGAAAAAGGTCGCGGGCTTCGACGATTCCCGCATCATCCGCATCTCGAACAGCGACAACTTCTGGTCGATGGGCGATACCGGCCCCTGCGGGCCCTGCTCGGAAATCTTCTTCGACCATGGCGACAAGGTCGCCGGCGGCCCGCCGGGCAGCCCCGACCAGGACGGCGACCGGTTCATCGAGGTCTGGAACCTCGTGTTCATGCAGTTCGAGCAGCATGAAGGCGGCAAGCGCACGAGCCTGCCGAAGCCGTCGATCGACACCGGCATGGGCCTTGAGCGCATCGCAGCGGTGCTGCAGGGCAAGCATAACAACTACGACATCGACCTCTTCCGCACACTGATCGAAGCCGAAGAGTCCGTGTACGGCCAGAAATCGCAAGGCGACAAGGCGGCCTCGTTCCGCGTCATCGCCGACCATCTGCGCACGTCGGCCTTCCTGGTCGCCGACGGCGTGCTGCCGTCGAACGAGGGGCGCGGCTATGTGCTGCGCCGGATCATGAGGCGCGCCATGCGCCACGGCCACATGCTGGGCGCGCGCGAGCCGCTGATGCACAAGCTCGTGCCGGCGCTGATCGGCGAGATGGGCAAGGCTTATCCGGAACTCGGCCGCGCGAAAGTGGCCATCGAGACCGCCATCCGCGACGAGGAAGCCCGCTTCCAGCGCACGCTGGGCAATGGCCTCGCGCTGCTCGACAAGGCGGCCGCTGATGTGCCGAAAGGCGGCGCGCTGCCGGGCGATGTGGCCTTCCGCCTGTCCGACACCTTCGGTTTCCCGCTCGACCTGACGCAGGACATCCTGCGCGGGCGCGGCATGGAAGTGGATGTGGCCGGCTTCGAGGCAGCGCTCGATACGCAGCGCGAAGCAAGCCGCGCGGCTGGTTTCTCCTCGGGTGATCAGGCGACGGAAGAAATCTGGTTCGACGTGCGCGCCAAGCAGGGCGCCACGAAATTCACCGGCTATGGCGCCACGTCGGGAGACGGAAAACTCGTCGCCATCGCATCCGGCGGCGCGCTGTCGGCCGCGCTCGAGCCCGGCCCGGCCGAACTCGTGTTCGACCAGACGCCGTTCTACGCTGAATCCGGCGGCCAGGCGGGCGACCATGGCGAGATCGTGTTTGACGGCGGCGCGCGCTTCATTGTGCGCGACGTGCAGAAGCGCGCCGGCGATGTGCATGTGCATGTTGGCGAGCTCGTGTCCGGCAGCGTGAAGACGGGCGCCAAGGCGCTGCTGAAGGTCGATGCGCTCCGCCGCAAGCAGGTCATGGCAAACCATTCGGCGACCCACCTGATGCACGCCGCCCTGCGCAAGGTGCTCGGCGAGCATGTGACACAGAAAGGCTCGCTGGTTGAGGCCGACCGGTTCCGGTTCGACTTCTCGCACGGCGCGCCGATGACGCCGGCCCAGATCGAGGCGGTGGAAGACCAGGTCAACGCGCAGATCCGCGCCAACATCGCCACCGGCGTCAAGGTGTCGACGCCCGAGCAGGCAATCGAGGCCGGCGCGCTGGCGCTGTTCGGCGAGAAGTACGGCGATGAAGTCCGTGTACTGTCGATGGGCGAGCCCGGCGAAGGCGGCCGGTCCTATTCGGTCGAGCTGTGCGGCGGTATCCACGTCGAGCGCTCGGGCGACATTGCGGTCTTCACCATCCTGTCCGAGAGCGGTGTGTCGGCCGGCGTGCGGCGCATCGAGGCGGCCACCGGCGCCGAAGCGCTCGCCTACCTGAAGGGCCGCGCCCAGATCGCGGCCGATGTCGCCGACAGCCTGAAAGTGCCGCTGAAAGACCTGCCGAAGCGCGTCGCCACGCTGAGCGAAGACCGCCGCGCGCTGGAGCGCGAGCTCGCCGAGGCGAAGCGCAAGCTCGCCATGGGCGGCGGCGGCGGCGCGCCATCCGGTCCGGAAGTCATCAATGGGGTCAACCTCGTCGCGCGCATCGCGGAAGGCGTCGGCGGCAAGGACCTGCGCACCCTGGTCGACGAGACCAAGGCGCAGCTCGGCTCCGGCATCGTCGTGTTCATCGGCACCGAAGGCGGCAAGGCCGGCGTCGCTGTCGGCGTCACGGCAGACCTCACGACCAAGTATTCTGCCGTCGACCTCGTGAAAGTCGCGGCCGAAGCCGTCGGCGGCAAGGGCGGCGGCGGGCGGCCGGACATGGCCATGGCCGGTGGGCCGGATTCGGGCCAGGCACAGGCGGCGCTCGATGCGGTCCGCGCCCTGCTCAAGGGCTGA
- the recA gene encoding recombinase RecA, whose translation MAKPALILVDKETGVDKQKALETALGNIERSFGKGSVMRLGDKKSMDIEAVSTGSLGLDIALGIGGLPKGRIIEIFGPESSGKTTLSLHCVAEAQKNGGVCAFIDAEHALDPVYAGKLGVDLDDLLVSQPDSGEQALEIADTLVRSGAVDLLVIDSVAALTPRAELEGEMGDSLPGLQARLMSQALRKLTGSISKSKCMVIFINQIRMKIGVMFGNPETTTGGNALKFYASVRLDIRRIGQIKEREDVIGNQTRVKVVKNKVAPPFRQVEFDILYGEGISKTGELIDLGVKANVVEKSGSWYSYNGERIGQGREKARQFLKENVAVADEIEDAVRRNAGLLAEELLAAGMNAAEDDEAPDAAEG comes from the coding sequence ATGGCGAAACCCGCCCTCATTCTCGTGGACAAGGAAACCGGCGTGGACAAGCAAAAGGCCCTCGAAACGGCGCTCGGCAACATTGAGCGGTCCTTCGGCAAGGGCTCGGTCATGCGCCTGGGCGACAAGAAATCGATGGATATCGAGGCGGTTTCGACCGGTTCGCTCGGCCTCGACATCGCGCTGGGCATCGGCGGTCTGCCGAAAGGCCGCATCATCGAGATTTTCGGGCCGGAAAGCTCGGGCAAGACCACGCTGTCGCTGCATTGCGTCGCCGAAGCCCAGAAGAATGGCGGTGTCTGCGCTTTCATCGACGCCGAGCACGCGCTGGACCCCGTCTATGCCGGCAAACTGGGCGTCGATCTCGACGACCTCCTCGTCTCGCAGCCTGATTCGGGCGAGCAGGCGCTGGAAATCGCCGATACGCTCGTGCGGTCGGGCGCCGTGGACCTCCTGGTCATCGACTCCGTGGCGGCCCTGACGCCGCGGGCCGAACTTGAAGGCGAAATGGGCGACTCGCTGCCCGGCCTGCAGGCCCGCCTGATGAGCCAGGCCCTGCGCAAGCTTACGGGCTCGATCTCCAAGTCGAAATGCATGGTCATCTTCATCAACCAGATCCGCATGAAGATCGGGGTGATGTTCGGCAACCCGGAGACGACCACGGGCGGTAACGCCTTGAAATTCTACGCTTCCGTGCGCCTCGATATCCGCCGCATCGGCCAGATCAAGGAACGTGAGGACGTGATCGGCAACCAGACGCGGGTCAAGGTCGTCAAGAACAAGGTGGCCCCGCCGTTCCGGCAGGTCGAGTTCGATATTCTCTATGGCGAAGGAATTTCCAAGACAGGAGAGTTGATTGATCTCGGCGTAAAGGCCAATGTGGTCGAGAAATCGGGGTCTTGGTACTCCTATAACGGCGAACGCATCGGTCAGGGCCGCGAAAAAGCGCGGCAATTCCTGAAGGAAAACGTGGCAGTAGCCGACGAAATCGAGGATGCAGTCCGCCGCAATGCGGGTCTGCTTGCAGAAGAACTCCTTGCCGCGGGCATGAATGCCGCCGAGGATGACGAGGCACCCGACGCCGCCGAAGGTTGA
- a CDS encoding DUF2093 domain-containing protein, with amino-acid sequence MLTRSGNSGGEARLHYGDNDYDILSPGSFVTCAVTGRQIPLGALRYWSVDLQEAYWDAEAAAQRLSPAT; translated from the coding sequence ATGCTCACACGGTCTGGAAATTCCGGCGGCGAAGCCCGCCTTCACTATGGCGACAATGACTATGACATCCTGTCGCCGGGCAGTTTCGTCACCTGCGCCGTGACCGGCCGGCAAATTCCGCTGGGCGCGCTGCGCTACTGGAGCGTCGACCTGCAGGAAGCCTACTGGGACGCGGAAGCCGCCGCCCAGCGCCTGTCGCCGGCGACCTGA